The genomic interval GGTCAGATGTATTACATGCCTGTTGATGAATTGTATATGATCCCAACATCAGAAGTTCCATTAACAAATGTGTACCGCGATGTAGTGCTTCCTGATGAGAATTTCTCTATTAAAATGACGAGTTATACTCCTTGTTTCCGACGTGAAGCAGGAAGTTATGGAGCACATGTTCGTGGATTGAATCGATTGCATCAATTTGATAAGGTGGAAATAGTTCGAATTGAGCATCCAAAAAATACAGATCGTGCGTTAACAGAAATGGTGAATCATGTGAAAGGATTATTGGAGAAATTAGGCTTGCATTATCGTATTTTGCGCTTGTGTGGTGGAGATACGGGCTTTGCATCTGCAATGACGTATGATTTTGAAGTGTTTTCTGCTGCACAAGAAAAATGGTTGGAAGTGAGTTCTTGCTCTCGTTTTGACACATTTCAAGCAAATCGCTTGAAATTGCGTTTCAAAGGAAGTGATAAGAAAAATCATTTGGCGCATACATTAAATGGTTCAGCTTTGGCTTTGCCACGAATTATGGCTTCTATTATGGAAAATTATCAAACACTGGATGGAATTGAAATTCCGGAGGTATTGCATAAGTATACCGGATTTACAAGAATCGATTAAGATAAACTCACAAATAATGAAATCCTTTTCGCTTAGGTGGAAAGGATTTTTTGTTTTCCGGACGTTTGCTCTCTCCTTAAACCGCAAAGGAGCTGAGGACTCAAAGTTTAAGACAATTCTTTGCGCTCTTCCATTCTTTGCGGTGAAATAAAATCATTTTATGTAATTTAGTCTCATGCTCAGAATTACATCCCTTCTGGTACTGCTTACATTCTTTTCCTCTTGCGAAAGCAAATTGGGAAAGTTTGAAGAGGATCTACTATTCTCAGTAGCTACGAATGATTCTGTTCAGAAATTACTCCAAGAATTAGATACCAATCAACTCTTAAAATTACGCGGAAAGTCTAAAATGATGCTTTTGAATTTCAATATTGAACTCGGAAATGACACGCTAGATATCGAAACTGCTCATGAAATAGATGGATTTATTCAAAGCTATCGAGCTACCGACTTTTTCACAACAGAAATCCGTCAGCTCAGAATAGCGCAGCAAGAGCAGCGTAAACGACTCCAGAAATTACAAGCAGACATTGAAAATGATGCAGGAGATCGGTCTGCTTATTTTGAGAATGTCCAATTGGAACGAAAAGAAGTGGAGGTAATTCGCAAACATAGTTTGATCTTAGAGAAACAATTTATAGATTTTAAACAATCTTACGAGCAATTTAAACCTACATTTGAGCGTTTTAAAGTCGTACACTAAATAAATCATGAAACACGCATTAATTTTTTGTTGCATTCTTTTCTCCTTTGTCATTTCAGCTCAAACGAGTACGGATCAGCAATTGGCGAATTTGTATTACAACAATGGCGAGTTTGAAAAGGCACTTCCTTATTTTGAGAAAATTCTGACCAAACAAAGTACAAAGTTTGATCAGTTGCGCTATGTGGATTGTTTGGAAAAAACGAATCAAGCAAAAGATGCAGAAAAATTTTTGAAAAAATTGGTTTCGTCCAATTCCAATGATTTTGATTATACGATTGCTCTTGGAGATTTATACGAGCGAACTGAACGCACTTCCCAAACTGAAAAGTTGTATAATGAGAAGATAAAAAACACTACTCAAAATGGCTACGAAGTCATCGAATTGTATAATTCCTTTATCAAAAAAGGGAAAGTTGATTGGGGCTTGAAAACTTTGGAGGCAGGAAGAAAATCACTGAAGAAAAATTATCCCCTACAAATTCAATTTGCTGAAGTCTATTCACTTTTGGGAAGAACTGATGAAATGATTGATGAGTATTTCGATATTTTGGATCAGTATCCAAATTACACAAGCAATATTCAAAATGCCTTAACGAAACAGATTGACTTTTCTGAAGATAAAACAGGTGTTTATCAAAAATTGAAAGAGAAGCTATTGGTGCGGATTCAGAAAAAACCAAACGATTTTGTATATTCTGAGATGCTTATTTGGTTGTTCATTCAAAAGAAAGAATTCAAATCGGCTCTAACGCAAACACAGGCATTAGATCGAAGAGAAAAAGGAAATGGAAACCGTGTTTTGGATTTAGCAGAAACGTGTGTCGAAAACAGCGATTACGCTACGGCGCGTTTGGCTTACAATTACGTAATTGATCAAGGAGCTCAGAATCCAAATTATTATTCAGCCTACAGCGCATTACTTAATATTCGTTACCGTGAAATCACTATCGAAAAAAAGTTTCAAGCTCAAGATATTGTCGACGCTGAAAAAGAGTATAGAAAAGGACTGAAATTACTTGGGTGGAGTAGAAATGCGGTTTATACAGCTAAAGAATTGGCTGAAATAAAAGCCTATTACGGAAATGATGCCAAAGGTGCTGTAGATTTGTTAGATAGTTGTTTGGCCGTTCCTGGATTGTCTGATTTTGAGAAGTCTCAGGTGAAAATGGCTTTAGCAGATGTATTGGTTCTTCAGGATGATATTTGGCAAGCTTCCTTGTACTACATGCAAATCGATAAAGAGTTTAAGTTTGAAGCAATTGGCTCGGAAGCAAAATTCAAGAATGCGCGTATTTTCTACTACGATGGCGATTTCAAGTTTGCACAATCACAACTAGACATCTTGAAGGAATCAACGAGTAAACTAATTGCGAATGATGCGATGAAGCTATCTGTTTTGATTACTGATAATTTGGGCTTAGATAGCAATTATACAGCCATGTATCAATTTGCACAAGCAGATTTATTATTGGAGCAACATCAATTCGATCGCGCATTCAAACTCTACGATTCGATAAACGCAGCTTTCCCTGCACACGGTTTAGCCGATGAAATCCTTTTCCGCAAAGCACAAGCCATGCAATATCAAGGTAAATGGCAAGAAGCGTTGGATTATCTTAACAAAATTGTAATGTTTCACATGGATGATATTTTATCAGATGATGCCATTTTTACAATCGCTGAAATCTACGAGAACAACCTTCAAGACAAAGAGAAAGCAACCGAATATTACAAGAAAATCCTTTTCGAATGTAAAGGAAGTTTATTGACTGTTGAAGCAAGAAAACGGTATCGTGCACTTCGTGGAGATGCTTCTGCTTCAGAAGATTTGTGACTTTCCACTAGGGATTCTATTAGCTTATTTCATTAAATTTTAATCTAAAAACTAAAATATCAGGTAAAATTACCACCCTGATTTAATGGTTTTCTTAAAACCAGATTAAAAACAACCTCACCAATCAACCTTTATCATCGCTATACAAATACTTTTCTTCGACCAACATTTTTACTGGGTTTCAAACCTATTTCACCTGTAATTTAGATTAAATCTAAATAGGTTTTTTCGCCTTTTGTTGTTGTTAAAATGTATTAAATTCGCATGTCTTAAAAAACTAGAGATTATGTCTTCTTCAGAAGATTACTTACCGATATTACTCCAAGCAGGTGTTGCTTTGGGTTTTGTTATACTTGTTTTAGTGGTAGCTCCCATGTTGGGCCCTAGACTAAAAGGTAAAAAGAAAGATGCCAACTGGGAATGTGGTATTGAAGAGGTTGGAAACGCTCGTTTCCCCATCTCCATTCGTTATTTGTTAACAGCAATTTTGTTCGTATTGTTCGATGTAGAAGTTATTTTCTTCTACCCGTACGCAGTAAACTTTAAGTTTTTGCAAATGGATGGACTGGTTGCAGTAATCATTTTCGTGGCATTCTTCCTAACAGGATTTTTCTACGTACTTAAAAAAGGTGCTTTAGAATGGGAAAAGTAGAAATTATAAATGGTGTAGAAACCATTAATGGAGAAGGCTTCCAATTGACATTACTTGATAAAGTGATTGGAGCTGCTCGTGCAAATTCCGTTTGGCCTTTGCCTTTTGCTACTTCGTGTTGTGGTATCGAATACATGGGTACAATGGGAAGTAACTACGACGTTGCACGTTTCGGAATGGAACGTATGTCGTTTTCTCCACGTCAGGCAGATTTATTAATCGTTGCTGGCACAATCTCCAAGAAATTAGCTCCAATCTTGAAACAAGTGTATGAACAAATGGCTGAACCGAAATGGGTTTTGTCTGTTGGTGCATGTGCTTCTTCAGGGGGGATTTTTGATACATACTCCGTTTTGCAGGGAATTGACCGTGTAATTCCTGTGGACGTTTACGTTCCAGGATGTCCGCCAAGACCGGAGCAAATCATCGAAGGATGTATGAATATTCACCGGTTGGTGAAAAGCGAATCACTACGTCGCCGTTATTCAGACGAATACAAACATTTGTTGAAGAAATACGATTTGAACGATGAGTAATTTAACAAACGAAACCGTTTTAGCTCGTCTACAAGAAAAATTCGGTGATGCTATTCGTAATCATGAAGAGCCTTACGGATTATTGACGATTGAAATTCAAGCTGAGAAAGCGCATGATTTAATTGCTTGGTTGAAAGCAGATGATGTGTTGAAAATGTCTTTTTTGACTCTAATTGGAGCAGTGAATTTTCCCAATGATAAAGACCGTGAATTGTGTGTGAATTATCATATTCATTCATTAAGTCACAATGTTCGTTTACGTATTCGAGCTTTTCTTCCAATTGAAAATCCGACGATTAAATCCATTCGTGATATTTACATTGGTGCAGATTGGCAAGAACGTGAAACATACGATTTCTTCGGAGTGATCTTCGAAGGACATCCAAACCTGACAAGAATCTTGAACGAAGATTCAATGGATTATTTCCCGATGAGAAAAGAGTACCATTTGGAAGATGCAACAAGAGAAGATAAAGATGATCGCTACTTCGGTAGGTAAGACGAAAGATTTATGAGCGATACTTCCAATAAAAATAAAAGCTTGTTTGCCGATGAAACCATCGACGGACAAATAGCAACATTAAACCTCGGGCCAACTCACCCTGCAACACATGGTATTTTCCAAAACGTGTTAACGGTCGATGGAGAGAAAATCTTGGGTTCGGTTCAGACAGTAGGTTACATTCACCGTGCTTTTGAAAAGCTGGCTGAAAGAAGACCATACAATCAAATTACTCCAATTACAGACCGATTAAACTATTGTTCTTCCCCGATCAACAACATGGGTTGGGAAATGACGATGGAGAAACTAATCGGAGTGACTGTTCCAAAGAAAGTAGATTACATGCGTGTGATCATTATGGAATTGGCGCGTGTTGCAGACCACTTGGTTTGTAATTCCGTAATTGGTGTGGATACTGGAGCATTGACGGGTTTTACCTACATGTTCCAACAACGTGAGTTGATCTATGAATTGTATGAAGAAGTGTGTGGTGCACGTTTGACTACAAACATCGGTCGTATTGGGGGGTTCGAGCGCGATTTCTCTCCGACATTCCACGTGAAATTGAAAAAATTCCTCAAAGAATTCAATAAGCACTTCCAAGAGTTCGACGATTTATTATTGCGTAACCGCATTTTCATGGATCGTACGATTGGTGCTGGTCCTATTTCTGGTGAACGGGCATTGGATTACGGATTCACTGGTCCAAACTTGCGCGCAGCAGGTGTGGATTACGATGTTCGTGTAATGACTCCGTATTCTTCTTATGAAGATTTCGATTTCATTATTCCAGTTGGAACACAAGGTGATACCTATGATCGTTTTTGTGTGCGTCAAGAAGAGATCCGTCAGAGTATGAAGATTATAGAGCAGGCATACAACAACATGCCAGAAGGAAGTTACTTCTCTCCAGATGTACCAGAATTCTATTTGCCAACAAAAGCAGATGTTTACACGAAAATGGAAGCATTGATTTACCACTTCAAAATTGTAATGGGTGAAACACCAGTTCCAGTTGGAGAAGTTTATCACGCAGTAGAAGGAGGAAACGGAGAGCTAGGATTCCATTTGATTTCAGACGGCGGAAGAACGCCATACAGACTTCAATTTAGAAGACCTTGTTTTATTTATTATCAAGCATATCCAGAAATGATTACTGGTCAAACCATCTCAGATGCCGTATTGACATTAAGTAGTTTGAACGTGATTGCAGGAGAATTGGACGCATAAGATGAGTATATCAGTTACACATAATAGTACAGATCAGGCTGAACCACAATTCAGTGCTGAGAAAATGGTTGAAGTACAACGTTTCATTGCGATGTTTCCAGAAGGAAAACAGAAAAGTGCATTGATGCGTATCCTTCACTTGGCAGAAGAAGAATTCGGAGGCTGGTTAAGTGTTCCAACCATGAATTACGTTGCCGGTTTGTTGAATATTCAACCGATCGAAGTGTATGAAGTAGCAACTTTCTATACCATGTTTAATATCGAAAAACCTGGGAAAGTT from Fluviicola taffensis DSM 16823 carries:
- a CDS encoding tetratricopeptide repeat protein codes for the protein MKHALIFCCILFSFVISAQTSTDQQLANLYYNNGEFEKALPYFEKILTKQSTKFDQLRYVDCLEKTNQAKDAEKFLKKLVSSNSNDFDYTIALGDLYERTERTSQTEKLYNEKIKNTTQNGYEVIELYNSFIKKGKVDWGLKTLEAGRKSLKKNYPLQIQFAEVYSLLGRTDEMIDEYFDILDQYPNYTSNIQNALTKQIDFSEDKTGVYQKLKEKLLVRIQKKPNDFVYSEMLIWLFIQKKEFKSALTQTQALDRREKGNGNRVLDLAETCVENSDYATARLAYNYVIDQGAQNPNYYSAYSALLNIRYREITIEKKFQAQDIVDAEKEYRKGLKLLGWSRNAVYTAKELAEIKAYYGNDAKGAVDLLDSCLAVPGLSDFEKSQVKMALADVLVLQDDIWQASLYYMQIDKEFKFEAIGSEAKFKNARIFYYDGDFKFAQSQLDILKESTSKLIANDAMKLSVLITDNLGLDSNYTAMYQFAQADLLLEQHQFDRAFKLYDSINAAFPAHGLADEILFRKAQAMQYQGKWQEALDYLNKIVMFHMDDILSDDAIFTIAEIYENNLQDKEKATEYYKKILFECKGSLLTVEARKRYRALRGDASASEDL
- a CDS encoding NADH-quinone oxidoreductase subunit A → MSSSEDYLPILLQAGVALGFVILVLVVAPMLGPRLKGKKKDANWECGIEEVGNARFPISIRYLLTAILFVLFDVEVIFFYPYAVNFKFLQMDGLVAVIIFVAFFLTGFFYVLKKGALEWEK
- a CDS encoding NADH-quinone oxidoreductase subunit B, translating into MGKVEIINGVETINGEGFQLTLLDKVIGAARANSVWPLPFATSCCGIEYMGTMGSNYDVARFGMERMSFSPRQADLLIVAGTISKKLAPILKQVYEQMAEPKWVLSVGACASSGGIFDTYSVLQGIDRVIPVDVYVPGCPPRPEQIIEGCMNIHRLVKSESLRRRYSDEYKHLLKKYDLNDE
- a CDS encoding NADH-quinone oxidoreductase subunit C, coding for MSNLTNETVLARLQEKFGDAIRNHEEPYGLLTIEIQAEKAHDLIAWLKADDVLKMSFLTLIGAVNFPNDKDRELCVNYHIHSLSHNVRLRIRAFLPIENPTIKSIRDIYIGADWQERETYDFFGVIFEGHPNLTRILNEDSMDYFPMRKEYHLEDATREDKDDRYFGR
- a CDS encoding NADH-quinone oxidoreductase subunit D; this encodes MSDTSNKNKSLFADETIDGQIATLNLGPTHPATHGIFQNVLTVDGEKILGSVQTVGYIHRAFEKLAERRPYNQITPITDRLNYCSSPINNMGWEMTMEKLIGVTVPKKVDYMRVIIMELARVADHLVCNSVIGVDTGALTGFTYMFQQRELIYELYEEVCGARLTTNIGRIGGFERDFSPTFHVKLKKFLKEFNKHFQEFDDLLLRNRIFMDRTIGAGPISGERALDYGFTGPNLRAAGVDYDVRVMTPYSSYEDFDFIIPVGTQGDTYDRFCVRQEEIRQSMKIIEQAYNNMPEGSYFSPDVPEFYLPTKADVYTKMEALIYHFKIVMGETPVPVGEVYHAVEGGNGELGFHLISDGGRTPYRLQFRRPCFIYYQAYPEMITGQTISDAVLTLSSLNVIAGELDA